A part of Candidatus Hydrogenedens sp. genomic DNA contains:
- a CDS encoding PIG-L family deacetylase — MNILAVGAHPDDLEILCGGTLAKYSKMGHNVFMAHLCNGNMGGKDIPMQQLAEIRDGEAKKAGELIHAEVLGPICDDLGVLFTQEMRAKVTDIVRYAKPDLIITHSPHDYMTDHIITQQLVFDSAFSATLPNYKTGKPAHEKITPIYYMDTILGLKSQPEIYIDITEYFETKKAMLACHESQYKWLKGHHITDPFVMIETTAKFRGLQAGVLYAEGFTIEKVWGRVPPLNLLPV; from the coding sequence ATGAATATCCTTGCTGTTGGTGCACATCCCGACGACCTTGAAATCCTCTGCGGAGGAACATTAGCAAAGTATTCTAAAATGGGGCATAACGTATTTATGGCTCATCTGTGCAATGGAAATATGGGTGGCAAAGATATACCTATGCAACAGTTAGCAGAAATCCGTGATGGAGAAGCCAAGAAAGCCGGCGAACTTATTCATGCGGAAGTTTTAGGTCCCATTTGTGATGACTTAGGCGTCCTTTTTACTCAGGAAATGAGAGCAAAAGTTACAGATATTGTTCGATATGCAAAGCCCGACCTGATTATCACACATAGCCCACATGATTATATGACAGACCACATTATCACCCAGCAATTAGTTTTCGACTCCGCTTTTTCAGCAACATTGCCAAATTATAAGACTGGCAAACCTGCTCACGAAAAAATTACGCCCATTTATTATATGGACACAATTTTAGGGCTTAAATCACAACCCGAAATTTATATTGACATTACAGAATATTTCGAAACAAAAAAAGCAATGCTTGCCTGTCATGAAAGTCAGTATAAGTGGTTAAAAGGACATCATATTACAGACCCCTTCGTTATGATAGAAACCACAGCAAAGTTCCGCGGATTGCAAGCGGGTGTACTTTATGCTGAAGGGTTCACTATCGAGAAAGTCTGGGGGAGAGTACCTCCACTCAATTTGCTACCTGTGTAA
- a CDS encoding glucosamine-6-phosphate isomerase produces the protein MNLLDTLKGSLLEQFFPKGWDLKKIEKCCANPPSKVLERQRWWNKHFEPIMCETLEEFNVKIGHKIAYEICASKEEGKEIILILPVGPMGMYKWVVYFLQEWGVDCKHVWGFNMDEWSDKDGNTLPPKSAGAFQNAMEDAFYGPLGKLTVPEKQRFFATKKLLPRYPEKIGELKDKGAKLILVFGIGRVFHIAFWEPHFAGEFKSVEEWKKQDYRLGAKLHPLTIEQNAITSFKSRTTLVPCFANTIGPGIFLKADKIIGGADGTLGRGMMWQGMSLWVTLRYGPDMWVPSSFMPTLPGNLFFLKELAGPLIPECN, from the coding sequence ATGAACTTACTGGATACGCTAAAAGGCTCACTTCTTGAACAATTCTTTCCAAAAGGATGGGACTTGAAAAAGATTGAAAAATGTTGTGCAAATCCACCCTCAAAAGTATTAGAACGTCAAAGATGGTGGAACAAACATTTTGAACCAATTATGTGCGAAACATTAGAAGAATTTAATGTAAAAATCGGTCATAAAATAGCGTATGAAATTTGTGCCAGTAAAGAAGAAGGCAAAGAAATTATATTAATTTTGCCTGTCGGACCAATGGGTATGTACAAATGGGTTGTATATTTCCTGCAAGAATGGGGTGTGGATTGTAAACATGTATGGGGATTTAATATGGATGAATGGAGCGATAAGGATGGTAATACATTACCACCAAAATCAGCTGGTGCATTTCAGAACGCAATGGAAGATGCATTCTATGGCCCCTTAGGAAAACTAACCGTGCCAGAAAAACAGAGATTTTTTGCAACAAAAAAACTTTTGCCGAGATATCCTGAGAAAATCGGAGAATTAAAAGATAAAGGAGCGAAGCTTATCCTTGTATTTGGAATTGGTAGAGTGTTCCATATTGCATTTTGGGAACCACATTTTGCGGGAGAATTTAAATCTGTGGAGGAGTGGAAGAAGCAAGACTATCGACTTGGTGCTAAATTGCATCCATTAACTATCGAACAAAATGCAATTACCAGTTTCAAAAGCAGAACAACATTAGTTCCATGTTTTGCTAATACTATTGGTCCTGGTATATTCCTTAAAGCGGATAAAATTATTGGCGGTGCAGATGGAACATTAGGTAGAGGTATGATGTGGCAAGGAATGAGTCTATGGGTTACGTTACGTTACGGTCCAGACATGTGGGTTCCAAGTAGCTTTATGCCAACACTACCAGGAAATCTATTCTTCCTAAAAGAATTAGCAGGACCGTTAATTCCTGAGTGTAACTAA